The following are from one region of the Bactrocera oleae isolate idBacOlea1 chromosome 6, idBacOlea1, whole genome shotgun sequence genome:
- the fbl gene encoding pantothenate kinase 3 isoform X5 — protein MHLEAALELLRTAMPWFGMDIGGTLTKLVYFEPKDITPDEQDQEAEILRNIRRYLTKNSAYGKTGHRDTHLQMDNVEIRKRRGSLHFIRFQTTDMSNFLLLAKQKGMAELVTTVCATGGGAFKFENEFRQQVNMKLAKFDELDTLIKGILFAEVQNPTECYFYENARDIMKSEKRAFDFSKPYPFILVNVGSGVSILAVYGPDNYKRVSGTSLGGGTFLGLCCLLTGCNSFEEAIQLATKGDNRKVDKLVRDIYGGDYDRFGLTGDLVASSFGQMHIKDKRSSVSREDLANATLVTITNNIGSIARMCALNEKMDKVVFVGNFLRVNPISMKLLAYAMEFWSNGTLKALFLEHEGYFGALGCLLQFNGEIAAALNETTETSQQTQKTETTAENISSSINSTTSPHSNNTNNSDS, from the exons CAATGCCTTGGTTCGGCATGGATATCGGCGGTACACTTACAAAGCTAGTCTACTTTGAACCAAAGGATATAACACCCGATGAACAGGATCAAGAGGCTGAAATTCTACGAAATATACGTCGTTATTTAACCAAAAATTCCGCCTATGGCAAAACGGGGCATCGTGATACACATTTACAG ATGGACAACGTTGAGATACGTAAACGCCGTGGCTCATTGCATTTCATCCGCTTCCAAACCACTGACATGAGCAATTTCCTCCTGTTGGCCAAACAAAAGGGCATGGCCGAACTGGTGACCACCGTTTGTGCAACGGGTGGTGGTGCATTCAAATTTGAGAATGAATTCCGGCAG CAAGTCAATATGAAACTCGCCAAATTCGATGAACTCGACACGCTCATCAAAGGCATACTCTTTGCCGAGGTACAAAATCCCACAGAGTGCTATTTCTATGAGAATGCCCGTGATATTAT GAAAAGTGAAAAACGCGCTTTTGATTTCTCCAAACCATATCCCTTCATATTGGTTAACGTCGGCTCGGGTGTGTCGATATTGGCTGTTTATGGACCAGACAATTACAAGCGTGTCTCAGGCACAAG TTTGGGCGGTGGTACATTCCTTGGCCTATGTTGCCTACTAACCGGCTGCAACTCATTCGAGGAGGCTATACAGCTTGCAACAAAGGGTGACAATCGTAAAGTGGATAAACTGGTGCGTGATATTTATGGCGGTGATTATGATCGATTTGGCTTAACGGGAGATTTAGTGGCATCaag TTTTGGACAAATGCACATTAAGGATAAACGTTCGTCAGTGTCGCGTGAGGATTTGGCCAATGCCACACTAGTAACAATTACCAATAATATTGGTTCAATTGCACGCATGTGTGCACTGAATGAGAAAATGGACAAG gtCGTATTTGTGGGCAACTTTTTACGTGTAAAtccgatttcaatgaaattactTGCCTATGCCATGGAATTCTGGTCAAATGGCACACTCAAGGCGCTCTTCCTCGAACACGAAGGCTATTTCGGTGCATTAGGTTGTCTTTTGCAGTTCAATGGTGAAATTGCGGCCGCTTTGAATGAGACTACAGAAACGtcacaacaaacacaaaaaaccgaAACGACAGCCGAGAATATTTCAAGTAGCATAAATTCCACAACTTCGCCACACAGTAATAATACCAATAATAGCGATAGTTGA
- the fbl gene encoding pantothenate kinase 3 isoform X4, protein MQDEKMLRSQLAKAMPWFGMDIGGTLTKLVYFEPKDITPDEQDQEAEILRNIRRYLTKNSAYGKTGHRDTHLQMDNVEIRKRRGSLHFIRFQTTDMSNFLLLAKQKGMAELVTTVCATGGGAFKFENEFRQQVNMKLAKFDELDTLIKGILFAEVQNPTECYFYENARDIMKSEKRAFDFSKPYPFILVNVGSGVSILAVYGPDNYKRVSGTSLGGGTFLGLCCLLTGCNSFEEAIQLATKGDNRKVDKLVRDIYGGDYDRFGLTGDLVASSFGQMHIKDKRSSVSREDLANATLVTITNNIGSIARMCALNEKMDKVVFVGNFLRVNPISMKLLAYAMEFWSNGTLKALFLEHEGYFGALGCLLQFNGEIAAALNETTETSQQTQKTETTAENISSSINSTTSPHSNNTNNSDS, encoded by the exons CAATGCCTTGGTTCGGCATGGATATCGGCGGTACACTTACAAAGCTAGTCTACTTTGAACCAAAGGATATAACACCCGATGAACAGGATCAAGAGGCTGAAATTCTACGAAATATACGTCGTTATTTAACCAAAAATTCCGCCTATGGCAAAACGGGGCATCGTGATACACATTTACAG ATGGACAACGTTGAGATACGTAAACGCCGTGGCTCATTGCATTTCATCCGCTTCCAAACCACTGACATGAGCAATTTCCTCCTGTTGGCCAAACAAAAGGGCATGGCCGAACTGGTGACCACCGTTTGTGCAACGGGTGGTGGTGCATTCAAATTTGAGAATGAATTCCGGCAG CAAGTCAATATGAAACTCGCCAAATTCGATGAACTCGACACGCTCATCAAAGGCATACTCTTTGCCGAGGTACAAAATCCCACAGAGTGCTATTTCTATGAGAATGCCCGTGATATTAT GAAAAGTGAAAAACGCGCTTTTGATTTCTCCAAACCATATCCCTTCATATTGGTTAACGTCGGCTCGGGTGTGTCGATATTGGCTGTTTATGGACCAGACAATTACAAGCGTGTCTCAGGCACAAG TTTGGGCGGTGGTACATTCCTTGGCCTATGTTGCCTACTAACCGGCTGCAACTCATTCGAGGAGGCTATACAGCTTGCAACAAAGGGTGACAATCGTAAAGTGGATAAACTGGTGCGTGATATTTATGGCGGTGATTATGATCGATTTGGCTTAACGGGAGATTTAGTGGCATCaag TTTTGGACAAATGCACATTAAGGATAAACGTTCGTCAGTGTCGCGTGAGGATTTGGCCAATGCCACACTAGTAACAATTACCAATAATATTGGTTCAATTGCACGCATGTGTGCACTGAATGAGAAAATGGACAAG gtCGTATTTGTGGGCAACTTTTTACGTGTAAAtccgatttcaatgaaattactTGCCTATGCCATGGAATTCTGGTCAAATGGCACACTCAAGGCGCTCTTCCTCGAACACGAAGGCTATTTCGGTGCATTAGGTTGTCTTTTGCAGTTCAATGGTGAAATTGCGGCCGCTTTGAATGAGACTACAGAAACGtcacaacaaacacaaaaaaccgaAACGACAGCCGAGAATATTTCAAGTAGCATAAATTCCACAACTTCGCCACACAGTAATAATACCAATAATAGCGATAGTTGA
- the fbl gene encoding pantothenate kinase 3 isoform X3 translates to MHLEAALELLRTGDYSMPWFGMDIGGTLTKLVYFEPKDITPDEQDQEAEILRNIRRYLTKNSAYGKTGHRDTHLQMDNVEIRKRRGSLHFIRFQTTDMSNFLLLAKQKGMAELVTTVCATGGGAFKFENEFRQQVNMKLAKFDELDTLIKGILFAEVQNPTECYFYENARDIMKSEKRAFDFSKPYPFILVNVGSGVSILAVYGPDNYKRVSGTSLGGGTFLGLCCLLTGCNSFEEAIQLATKGDNRKVDKLVRDIYGGDYDRFGLTGDLVASSFGQMHIKDKRSSVSREDLANATLVTITNNIGSIARMCALNEKMDKVVFVGNFLRVNPISMKLLAYAMEFWSNGTLKALFLEHEGYFGALGCLLQFNGEIAAALNETTETSQQTQKTETTAENISSSINSTTSPHSNNTNNSDS, encoded by the exons CAATGCCTTGGTTCGGCATGGATATCGGCGGTACACTTACAAAGCTAGTCTACTTTGAACCAAAGGATATAACACCCGATGAACAGGATCAAGAGGCTGAAATTCTACGAAATATACGTCGTTATTTAACCAAAAATTCCGCCTATGGCAAAACGGGGCATCGTGATACACATTTACAG ATGGACAACGTTGAGATACGTAAACGCCGTGGCTCATTGCATTTCATCCGCTTCCAAACCACTGACATGAGCAATTTCCTCCTGTTGGCCAAACAAAAGGGCATGGCCGAACTGGTGACCACCGTTTGTGCAACGGGTGGTGGTGCATTCAAATTTGAGAATGAATTCCGGCAG CAAGTCAATATGAAACTCGCCAAATTCGATGAACTCGACACGCTCATCAAAGGCATACTCTTTGCCGAGGTACAAAATCCCACAGAGTGCTATTTCTATGAGAATGCCCGTGATATTAT GAAAAGTGAAAAACGCGCTTTTGATTTCTCCAAACCATATCCCTTCATATTGGTTAACGTCGGCTCGGGTGTGTCGATATTGGCTGTTTATGGACCAGACAATTACAAGCGTGTCTCAGGCACAAG TTTGGGCGGTGGTACATTCCTTGGCCTATGTTGCCTACTAACCGGCTGCAACTCATTCGAGGAGGCTATACAGCTTGCAACAAAGGGTGACAATCGTAAAGTGGATAAACTGGTGCGTGATATTTATGGCGGTGATTATGATCGATTTGGCTTAACGGGAGATTTAGTGGCATCaag TTTTGGACAAATGCACATTAAGGATAAACGTTCGTCAGTGTCGCGTGAGGATTTGGCCAATGCCACACTAGTAACAATTACCAATAATATTGGTTCAATTGCACGCATGTGTGCACTGAATGAGAAAATGGACAAG gtCGTATTTGTGGGCAACTTTTTACGTGTAAAtccgatttcaatgaaattactTGCCTATGCCATGGAATTCTGGTCAAATGGCACACTCAAGGCGCTCTTCCTCGAACACGAAGGCTATTTCGGTGCATTAGGTTGTCTTTTGCAGTTCAATGGTGAAATTGCGGCCGCTTTGAATGAGACTACAGAAACGtcacaacaaacacaaaaaaccgaAACGACAGCCGAGAATATTTCAAGTAGCATAAATTCCACAACTTCGCCACACAGTAATAATACCAATAATAGCGATAGTTGA
- the fbl gene encoding pantothenate kinase 3 isoform X2 has protein sequence MQDEKMLRSQLAKGKHLKTMPWFGMDIGGTLTKLVYFEPKDITPDEQDQEAEILRNIRRYLTKNSAYGKTGHRDTHLQMDNVEIRKRRGSLHFIRFQTTDMSNFLLLAKQKGMAELVTTVCATGGGAFKFENEFRQQVNMKLAKFDELDTLIKGILFAEVQNPTECYFYENARDIMKSEKRAFDFSKPYPFILVNVGSGVSILAVYGPDNYKRVSGTSLGGGTFLGLCCLLTGCNSFEEAIQLATKGDNRKVDKLVRDIYGGDYDRFGLTGDLVASSFGQMHIKDKRSSVSREDLANATLVTITNNIGSIARMCALNEKMDKVVFVGNFLRVNPISMKLLAYAMEFWSNGTLKALFLEHEGYFGALGCLLQFNGEIAAALNETTETSQQTQKTETTAENISSSINSTTSPHSNNTNNSDS, from the exons CAATGCCTTGGTTCGGCATGGATATCGGCGGTACACTTACAAAGCTAGTCTACTTTGAACCAAAGGATATAACACCCGATGAACAGGATCAAGAGGCTGAAATTCTACGAAATATACGTCGTTATTTAACCAAAAATTCCGCCTATGGCAAAACGGGGCATCGTGATACACATTTACAG ATGGACAACGTTGAGATACGTAAACGCCGTGGCTCATTGCATTTCATCCGCTTCCAAACCACTGACATGAGCAATTTCCTCCTGTTGGCCAAACAAAAGGGCATGGCCGAACTGGTGACCACCGTTTGTGCAACGGGTGGTGGTGCATTCAAATTTGAGAATGAATTCCGGCAG CAAGTCAATATGAAACTCGCCAAATTCGATGAACTCGACACGCTCATCAAAGGCATACTCTTTGCCGAGGTACAAAATCCCACAGAGTGCTATTTCTATGAGAATGCCCGTGATATTAT GAAAAGTGAAAAACGCGCTTTTGATTTCTCCAAACCATATCCCTTCATATTGGTTAACGTCGGCTCGGGTGTGTCGATATTGGCTGTTTATGGACCAGACAATTACAAGCGTGTCTCAGGCACAAG TTTGGGCGGTGGTACATTCCTTGGCCTATGTTGCCTACTAACCGGCTGCAACTCATTCGAGGAGGCTATACAGCTTGCAACAAAGGGTGACAATCGTAAAGTGGATAAACTGGTGCGTGATATTTATGGCGGTGATTATGATCGATTTGGCTTAACGGGAGATTTAGTGGCATCaag TTTTGGACAAATGCACATTAAGGATAAACGTTCGTCAGTGTCGCGTGAGGATTTGGCCAATGCCACACTAGTAACAATTACCAATAATATTGGTTCAATTGCACGCATGTGTGCACTGAATGAGAAAATGGACAAG gtCGTATTTGTGGGCAACTTTTTACGTGTAAAtccgatttcaatgaaattactTGCCTATGCCATGGAATTCTGGTCAAATGGCACACTCAAGGCGCTCTTCCTCGAACACGAAGGCTATTTCGGTGCATTAGGTTGTCTTTTGCAGTTCAATGGTGAAATTGCGGCCGCTTTGAATGAGACTACAGAAACGtcacaacaaacacaaaaaaccgaAACGACAGCCGAGAATATTTCAAGTAGCATAAATTCCACAACTTCGCCACACAGTAATAATACCAATAATAGCGATAGTTGA